AGGTGGAAGCCTTTGTGAAGGAGGAAGAGGAGGCAAAAAGGGGGCTCAGGAGGGGGTGATGGAGGTGGGGTACTTGGACGAGAGCGGGTTCGCCCTGACCCTGCCTCCCACGTACGCCTGGTGCCGGAGGGGGGAGGCGAAGGGGGTGCCGCGGGCGTGGGGCAAGGAGGGGCGGGTGAACGTGGTGGGGCACCTGGTGCGGGGCCGGGAGGGGGAGCGGCTTTTCTTTGCCCTTTTGGAGGGGCCGGTGCGGTGGGAGGTGGTGCGGGGGTATCTGGACCGGGTGGCCGAGGGGTTGACCAAGCCCCTGAAGGTTTTCCTGGACAACGCGCCTTTCCACCGGTCCCGTGGGGTGGAGGGGAGGAGGGGGGTGTGGCGAGGGCGGGGGCTGGAGGTGGCCTACCTGCCGCGGTACAGCCCCCATTTGAACCCCATGGAGAACATCTGGCGGCGGGTGAAGGGGTTTTTGATGCCGAGGCGGCACTACGGGAGCCTTGAAGAGCTGAAGGACGCGGTAGTGCAGGCCCTAAAGGCCCTGGGGGGTGTGGAGTTGAAAATCTCGGGGGAGGGCACTTAGCCCGAGGTAGAGTGGGCTTTGGCCCCGGGTTTTTCCGGGGCCTTTGCTTATACTGGGGGGTGTGACCGACCTCGAGGCCCCCCTCCGCCGCTTTGAAGAGGCCCTTTCCGAGCTCGTCCAGTCCGATGTCCTCTTCATCCGCCTCATCCACCAGGACCTGGTGACGGCGGGGGGTAAGCGCATCCGGCCTAGGCTCGTCTTCCTGGCCTCGAGGGCCTTAGGAGGGGCGCCCTTTGAGCTGGAGCTCGCCCTGGCGGTGGAGCTCCTCCACTCCGCCACCCTCCTCCACGACGACCTCATTGACGACGCCGAAACCCGCAGGGGCAAAGAGGCGGCCTTCCGCAAGTACGGGAACGCTGTCTCCGTGCTCTCCGGGGACTTCCTCCTCTCCCGGCTCCTCCACGTGATCGCCAAGACGGGGCGGATGGAGCTGGTGGAGCGGTTCGCCGAGGTGGCCAAGACCCTCGCCGAAGGCGAGGTCCTCCAGTTCCAGGTGGCGGCCCTCGAGGACTACTCCCTGGAGAACTACGAGCGG
This region of Thermus thermophilus genomic DNA includes:
- a CDS encoding IS630 family transposase (programmed frameshift), with product MAAPLRIQLTPEEDRLLLELSLDPRTHKKTRLWAMMVRLAAQGWTAPRIAQHFHKDRTTVYLVLRRFLREGLQGLVYRKPPGTPRKFTPEMAAFVEEKLAEDRVWTAPQLAEAIAERFGVRLAPKVVARHLRAMGYVWRRTRYVPRGKPEAEEVEAFVKEEEEGKKGAQEGVMEVGYLDESGFALTLPPTYAWCRRGEAKGVPRAWGKEGRVNVVGHLVRGREGERLFFALLEGPVRWEVVRGYLDRVAEGLTKPLKVFLDNAPFHRSRGVEGRRGVWRGRGLEVAYLPRYSPHLNPMENIWRRVKGFLMPRRHYGSLEELKDAVVQALKALGGVELKISGEGT
- a CDS encoding polyprenyl synthetase family protein; protein product: MTDLEAPLRRFEEALSELVQSDVLFIRLIHQDLVTAGGKRIRPRLVFLASRALGGAPFELELALAVELLHSATLLHDDLIDDAETRRGKEAAFRKYGNAVSVLSGDFLLSRLLHVIAKTGRMELVERFAEVAKTLAEGEVLQFQVAALEDYSLENYERIITAKTAVLMALATEGPALLLGAESGVREALYRYGLLYGQAFQMRDDYLDLMGSPEVLGKPVGGDLREGKATLIPLLLMERYPEVREVLRRRAREAGDLERVRALARESGVAEEAVRRIRERAEAAAQALEALPPSPFREALRELALKEAERVR